Proteins co-encoded in one Acidobacteriota bacterium genomic window:
- a CDS encoding dienelactone hydrolase family protein, which yields MKTLTLTFTLFLAALGGLQITVSAQNIEKTLIKSGGKERVYYLFVPERLDAEKPVPLVVLLHGSGRNGMSLAEKWKDLAKKERFIIAGPDASDLKGWAIPADGPDYIYELVESLKGKYPVDAKRVYLFGHSAGAGIAIYFSLLESEYFAATAIHAGALPKSNSSMINEAKRKVPFSIFIGTDDRMVPVAAVRSTRDALTAAGFTVDYHEMNGHTHDYYGKSGEINSKAWEFLKRHDLKAEPKYEKLNFRER from the coding sequence ATGAAAACTCTCACACTCACATTCACCTTATTTCTGGCAGCTCTTGGCGGCCTTCAAATAACAGTTTCCGCTCAGAATATTGAGAAGACGCTGATCAAGTCGGGTGGGAAGGAGCGGGTCTATTATTTGTTTGTGCCGGAGAGGTTGGATGCTGAGAAGCCAGTCCCTTTAGTCGTTTTGCTTCATGGTTCTGGACGAAACGGGATGTCGCTGGCCGAGAAGTGGAAGGACCTGGCCAAGAAGGAGCGGTTTATTATCGCGGGGCCGGACGCTTCGGACTTGAAGGGCTGGGCGATACCGGCGGACGGGCCCGATTATATTTATGAGCTGGTCGAGAGTCTGAAAGGGAAGTATCCGGTCGACGCAAAGCGGGTGTATTTGTTCGGGCATTCTGCGGGTGCGGGGATCGCGATCTATTTTTCTCTGCTGGAGTCGGAGTATTTTGCGGCGACGGCGATTCACGCCGGGGCTTTGCCGAAGAGCAACAGCTCGATGATCAACGAGGCTAAGCGTAAGGTACCATTCTCGATATTTATCGGAACCGACGACCGGATGGTGCCGGTGGCTGCGGTGCGTTCGACGCGCGATGCTCTGACCGCCGCAGGGTTTACAGTCGACTATCACGAGATGAACGGCCACACGCACGACTATTACGGCAAGTCGGGCGAGATCAACTCTAAGGCTTGGGAGTTCCTGAAAAGGCACGACCTCAAGGCGGAGCCGAAATACGAAAAACTAAATTTTCGCGAGAGATAG
- a CDS encoding M23 family metallopeptidase produces MQKNDKSYTFLLAHSSKTKIYIKRVAVRKSYLHFGTVGIFLLLGISALSIGMSGIVRNAALAESAATTSAITTQIAAQPVEIPAAQPETTYYTRPSTPTDLALNSGGPDDGAEVDGEDNELENQLKQIRATTNPAFLPTMWAHLGKINNEFGFRRNPFGGRSYEFHPGMDIDGERGDMVIAPGNGTVIKAGFTGGYGNMVEIDHGNGLTSRYGHMSKIETEVGATITRGQLIGLIGSTGRSTGPHLHYELRLNDKSINPRHFLPAEPTDLTKIEKK; encoded by the coding sequence ATGCAGAAAAACGATAAGTCGTATACTTTTCTTTTAGCGCATTCATCAAAGACGAAGATCTATATTAAGCGAGTAGCTGTTAGAAAAAGCTATTTGCATTTTGGTACCGTAGGCATTTTTCTATTACTTGGTATTTCAGCCCTCTCGATCGGAATGAGCGGCATCGTTAGAAATGCAGCCCTCGCTGAATCGGCAGCTACTACATCGGCAATTACAACTCAGATCGCAGCCCAACCCGTAGAAATTCCCGCAGCCCAGCCAGAAACAACCTACTACACACGCCCTTCTACCCCGACCGATCTCGCTCTCAACAGCGGCGGCCCGGATGATGGTGCTGAGGTAGATGGCGAAGACAACGAGCTCGAGAATCAACTCAAACAGATCCGTGCCACCACGAATCCGGCATTCCTGCCGACCATGTGGGCACACCTCGGCAAGATAAATAACGAATTTGGCTTCCGACGCAATCCGTTCGGCGGACGCTCTTACGAGTTTCACCCGGGCATGGACATCGACGGCGAACGCGGCGACATGGTCATCGCTCCGGGCAACGGAACGGTCATCAAAGCCGGCTTTACCGGCGGTTATGGCAACATGGTCGAGATCGACCACGGCAACGGCCTGACGTCACGCTACGGCCACATGTCGAAGATCGAGACTGAGGTCGGAGCCACCATCACCCGCGGCCAGCTCATCGGCCTGATCGGCTCCACCGGCCGCTCGACCGGCCCGCACCTTCACTACGAACTCCGTCTCAACGACAAATCGATCAACCCACGCCACTTCCTCCCGGCCGAGCCGACGGACCTGACGAAGATCGAGAAGAAGTAG